ATGCACCTAATATCTCCTTTACCTTCGGCTTACCTGAAACCAGGATCAGCAACCAAAGCGGTACCTGGTGTAGATGCTGACGTAGTGGATGAAAATGGTAACCCTGTACCTCTGGGAAAGGGAGGATATCTGGTAATTAAAAAACCATGGCCCGCAATGTTCAGAACACTTTACGAAGACGAAGAAAGATACAAAGATGTTTACTGGAATCAGATACCCGGATATTACAAAGCAGGAGATTTGGCCAGAAAAGACGAAGATGGTTACTTTTGGATACAAGGCAGATCTGATGATGTTTTAAAAATAGCAGGGCACAGGGTAGGTACATCTGAAGTTGAATCGGCATTTGTTAGCCATCCTGCAGTTGTAGAGGCGGCTGTAATTGGAAAACACGACCCAATTAAAGGCCAAGTTATTAAGGCATTTGTAATACTCAGAGAAGGATATAAACTCAAAACCAAACTCATTGAAGAACTCAACAAGCATGTAAGATACGAATTAGGGCCTGTAGCAGTTATAGGAGATATTGAACAGGTTGAATCTCTTCCAAAAACTAGAAGCGGAAAAATTATGAGAAGAATACTTAGGGCAAGAGAAAGGGGTGAAGATGTAGGAGATACATCAACGCTCGAAGAATAAAAGATAGGAGAAAAATTATTAAAACCATAAAGGGAGTATAAAAATGGTAGAAGAAACTGAAAATGAAGTTGTATTAAAAGATTTAACAGCAAATCCTGCACCTTTAGGACTTTTGGGATTTGGATTAACAACTGTGCTGTTAAATATACATAATGCAGGTTTTTATCCTATGAATAGTATGATACTTGCTATGGGCTTGGCATATGGTGGAATTGCCCAGATACTTGCATGTTGGATGGAATATAAAAAGGGCAATACATTTGGAATGGTTGCATTTGGATCATACGGATTGTTCTGGTGGAGCTTTGTATTTCTGCTCATACTTCCAAAGATGGGTCTTGCAACAGCACCAGATCCAGTTTCTCTAGCAGCATATCTATTCATGTGGGGAATATTCACATTTGTTATGTTCTTTGCAACATTGAAACACAACAGAGGTTTACAGGTAGTATTCATGAGTCTGGCAATTTTATTCTTCCTCTTAACTGCAGGAGAATTAACTGGCAACTCAACTATAACACAAATAGCAGGATATGAGGGAATATTCACAGGATTATCTGCTGTGTATGTTGGTCTTGCATTTGTAATAAATGAAACCTACAAAAGAGATGTTCTGCTTGTATAATAACCATTAAAAATTATTTAAATAGTTATCGCCTCCTTACTAGCTATTTAAGTAATAGTTATCCAATGAAATTTTGGATATAATAACTAAACTTTAGTATTATATCTTACTGAGGATAGCTTCAACTCTTTTTTTACATAA
This sequence is a window from Methanobacterium sp. SMA-27. Protein-coding genes within it:
- a CDS encoding acetate uptake transporter, with protein sequence MVEETENEVVLKDLTANPAPLGLLGFGLTTVLLNIHNAGFYPMNSMILAMGLAYGGIAQILACWMEYKKGNTFGMVAFGSYGLFWWSFVFLLILPKMGLATAPDPVSLAAYLFMWGIFTFVMFFATLKHNRGLQVVFMSLAILFFLLTAGELTGNSTITQIAGYEGIFTGLSAVYVGLAFVINETYKRDVLLV